One region of Corvus moneduloides isolate bCorMon1 chromosome 1, bCorMon1.pri, whole genome shotgun sequence genomic DNA includes:
- the ANKRD29 gene encoding ankyrin repeat domain-containing protein 29 isoform X1 encodes MCRMSFKKETPLANAAFWAARKGNLALLQLLLNSGRVDVDCKDSLGTTALMVASYYGHIDCVRELVLQGADINLQRESGATSLFFAAQQGHNDVVKFLFSFGASTEFKNKDGGTALLAACQYGHAKVVETLLKHGANIHDQLYDGASAIFLAAQGGYLDVIRLLLSSGAKVNQPRQDGTAPLWIASQMGHSEVVRVMLLRGAERDAARDDGTTALLKAAIKGYNNVIEELLKFSPTLGLLKNGTSALHAAVLSGNVRTVALLLEAGADPCLRNKANELPAELTKNERILRLLRAKEKQRKS; translated from the exons aaagaaACACCACTTGCCAATGCTGCATTTTGGGCTGCAAGGAAAGGAAACCTggctctcctccagctgcttctgaACAGTGGGCGAGTAGATGTGGACTGCAAAGACAGC CTTGGCACAACAGCTCTGATGGTAGCATCTTACTATGGCCACATAGATTGTGTACGGGAATTGGTGTTGCAAGGAGCAGATATCAATCTGCAGAGAGAG TCAGGTGCAACTTCTCTGTTCTTTGCTGCACAGCAAGGCCACAATGATGTAGTGaagtttctcttttcatttggAGCCTCCACTGAATTTAAGAATAAA GACGGAGgcacagctctcctggctgcctgtCAGTACGGGCACGCAAAAGTAGTGGAAACTCTGCTGAAGCACGGCGCCAACATTCACGACCAGCTCTAT GATGGGGCTTCTGCAATTTTCCTGGCAGCACAAGGAGGCTATCTGGATGTCATCCGATTGCTGCTTTCTTCAGGAGCAAAGGTTAACCAGCCACGACAG GACGGGACAGCTCCCTTGTGGATTGCCTCGCAGATGGGTCACAGTGAAGTGGTGCGAGTGATGCTGCTCCGGGGAGCAGAGCGAGACGCCGCGCGGGAT gatggTACAACGGCTTTACTGAAGGCTGCCATTAAAGGGTACAACAATGTGATAGAAGAGTTGCTGAAATTCTCTCCCACACTTGGCCTGCTGAAG AATGGGACCTCTGCTCTCCATGCAGCCGTCCTGAGTGGCAACGTGAGGACAGTGGCGCTGCTCCTGGAGGCAGGAGCGGATCCCTGCCTGAGGAACAAG GCAAATGAACTGCCAGCAGAACTAACAAAAAACGAACGCATCCTCCGACTCCTCCgtgcaaaggaaaagcaaaggaaaagctaa
- the ANKRD29 gene encoding ankyrin repeat domain-containing protein 29 isoform X3 has protein sequence MCRMSFKKETPLANAAFWAARKGNLALLQLLLNSGRVDVDCKDSDGGTALLAACQYGHAKVVETLLKHGANIHDQLYDGASAIFLAAQGGYLDVIRLLLSSGAKVNQPRQDGTAPLWIASQMGHSEVVRVMLLRGAERDAARDDGTTALLKAAIKGYNNVIEELLKFSPTLGLLKNGTSALHAAVLSGNVRTVALLLEAGADPCLRNKANELPAELTKNERILRLLRAKEKQRKS, from the exons aaagaaACACCACTTGCCAATGCTGCATTTTGGGCTGCAAGGAAAGGAAACCTggctctcctccagctgcttctgaACAGTGGGCGAGTAGATGTGGACTGCAAAGACAGC GACGGAGgcacagctctcctggctgcctgtCAGTACGGGCACGCAAAAGTAGTGGAAACTCTGCTGAAGCACGGCGCCAACATTCACGACCAGCTCTAT GATGGGGCTTCTGCAATTTTCCTGGCAGCACAAGGAGGCTATCTGGATGTCATCCGATTGCTGCTTTCTTCAGGAGCAAAGGTTAACCAGCCACGACAG GACGGGACAGCTCCCTTGTGGATTGCCTCGCAGATGGGTCACAGTGAAGTGGTGCGAGTGATGCTGCTCCGGGGAGCAGAGCGAGACGCCGCGCGGGAT gatggTACAACGGCTTTACTGAAGGCTGCCATTAAAGGGTACAACAATGTGATAGAAGAGTTGCTGAAATTCTCTCCCACACTTGGCCTGCTGAAG AATGGGACCTCTGCTCTCCATGCAGCCGTCCTGAGTGGCAACGTGAGGACAGTGGCGCTGCTCCTGGAGGCAGGAGCGGATCCCTGCCTGAGGAACAAG GCAAATGAACTGCCAGCAGAACTAACAAAAAACGAACGCATCCTCCGACTCCTCCgtgcaaaggaaaagcaaaggaaaagctaa
- the ANKRD29 gene encoding ankyrin repeat domain-containing protein 29 isoform X2, whose product MVASYYGHIDCVRELVLQGADINLQRESGATSLFFAAQQGHNDVVKFLFSFGASTEFKNKDGGTALLAACQYGHAKVVETLLKHGANIHDQLYDGASAIFLAAQGGYLDVIRLLLSSGAKVNQPRQDGTAPLWIASQMGHSEVVRVMLLRGAERDAARDDGTTALLKAAIKGYNNVIEELLKFSPTLGLLKNGTSALHAAVLSGNVRTVALLLEAGADPCLRNKANELPAELTKNERILRLLRAKEKQRKS is encoded by the exons ATGGTAGCATCTTACTATGGCCACATAGATTGTGTACGGGAATTGGTGTTGCAAGGAGCAGATATCAATCTGCAGAGAGAG TCAGGTGCAACTTCTCTGTTCTTTGCTGCACAGCAAGGCCACAATGATGTAGTGaagtttctcttttcatttggAGCCTCCACTGAATTTAAGAATAAA GACGGAGgcacagctctcctggctgcctgtCAGTACGGGCACGCAAAAGTAGTGGAAACTCTGCTGAAGCACGGCGCCAACATTCACGACCAGCTCTAT GATGGGGCTTCTGCAATTTTCCTGGCAGCACAAGGAGGCTATCTGGATGTCATCCGATTGCTGCTTTCTTCAGGAGCAAAGGTTAACCAGCCACGACAG GACGGGACAGCTCCCTTGTGGATTGCCTCGCAGATGGGTCACAGTGAAGTGGTGCGAGTGATGCTGCTCCGGGGAGCAGAGCGAGACGCCGCGCGGGAT gatggTACAACGGCTTTACTGAAGGCTGCCATTAAAGGGTACAACAATGTGATAGAAGAGTTGCTGAAATTCTCTCCCACACTTGGCCTGCTGAAG AATGGGACCTCTGCTCTCCATGCAGCCGTCCTGAGTGGCAACGTGAGGACAGTGGCGCTGCTCCTGGAGGCAGGAGCGGATCCCTGCCTGAGGAACAAG GCAAATGAACTGCCAGCAGAACTAACAAAAAACGAACGCATCCTCCGACTCCTCCgtgcaaaggaaaagcaaaggaaaagctaa